In one Diprion similis isolate iyDipSimi1 chromosome 6, iyDipSimi1.1, whole genome shotgun sequence genomic region, the following are encoded:
- the LOC124407692 gene encoding cGMP-dependent 3',5'-cyclic phosphodiesterase-like isoform X2: MFRRLLSIFFCDVLCIGEFCGRSRIESKMTSLNLKASDPESILSLLQDLADVPCNVVQQKLNSYLQTATGSKVVFLAPILLETEEMVIHVVGEKILERELRFPVSQSNVLNHVLHRAVKHRKSVTAHATELDQELLQHLHSVVNPVPDLFLSIPIQHPVRHHIALVVCLVNCEDHENAEYMCTKMVQECFKYCLGLLLSTLRCQEETRLKLQCQDLLAVSRKLFTHLGDLSDLLREIMAEARKLTNAERCSLFLLDPEQQDLVAKVFDGISTRDVSNIAKHQLHPKSVKEMRIARGQGIAGHVASSGKLLNIRNAYDHPLFYRGIDEVTGFKTRNILCFPIRDEKGIIGVAQLCNKMDGLYFDVCDEEVATAFSIYCGISIMHSIVYKKIQDAQARNKLSNELMMYHMKVEAESVQSFLNCRDDHSIKDFDKFHFSPRTVPYKHMPCYVLKMFGELGFINTWRIRRTTLARFILFVKKGYRDAPYHNWVHAFSVAHFAYLLMVNLNLIKNGYITSLQGLAFLVSCLCHDIDHRGTNNSFQTKCGTVLASLYSSEGSVMERHHLAQSMCILNTDGCNIFESLSSEEYSEVLDLLRNNILSTDLTSHFRMAEQQREMILAGFKKDDPTHRKLLLAMFMTCCDLSDQTKDWRVTKKTAEQIYDEFFSQGDLEKSMGTAPAEMMDRERASIPDLQVQFITNLVLPLFKNLADLFPAAQPLVDTIINNKNVWKHARHLFQEYSQNGTKSMEILLDPTLEDEVLKAFEQSGDIDQEPASEMMEDAVESISKHDHEDADKD, from the exons ATGTTCAGGCGACTTTTGAGTATTTTCTTTTGCGATGTGCTATGCATAGGCGAGTTTTGCGGTAGGTCGCGTATCGAAAGCAAAATGACTTCCTTGAACTTGAAGGCTAGCGACCCCGAGAGCATTCTTTCCCTGCTACAGGACCTCGCCGACGTTCCGTGCAATGTGGTCcaacaaaaattgaacagCTAC ttaCAAACGGCCACTGGATCAAAAGTGGTTTTCCTAGCTCCGATTCTCCTGGAAACGGAGGAGATGGTAATACATGTTGTGGGTGAGAAGATTCTAGAGAGAGAGCTAAGGTTCCCAGTAAGCCAATCCAAt GTGCTGAACCATGTCTTGCACAGAGCGGTAAAACATCGCAAGTCTGTAACGGCCCATGCAACAGAACTTGACCAAGAACTTTTACAACATCTTCACTCGGTTGTAAATCCTGTGCCGGATCTCTTTTTATCTATTCCAATACAGCATCCAGTCCGGCATCACATTGCTCTTGTTGTTTGTCTCGTGAATTGCGAGGACCACGAGAATGCTGAATATATGTGTACAAAGATGGTCCAGGAGTGCTTTAA GTATTGTTTGGGCTTACTGTTGAGTACTTTGCGATGTCAAGAAGAAACACGATTGAAGTTACAATGTCAAGATTTACTGGCAGTCTCAAGAAAACTCTTCACACATTTAg gAGATTTGTCAGATCTCCTGCGAGAGATCATGGCAGAAGCAAGAAAGCTAACTAATGCCGAAAGATGTTCCTTGTTTTTACTTGACCCAGAACAACAGGATCTAGTTGCTAAAGTGTTCGATGGTATATCTACAAGAGATGTAAGCAACATTGCTAAACATCAGTTGCATCCCAAA TCGGTAAAGGAAATGCGGATAGCTCGTGGTCAAGGCATAGCAGGTCATGTTGCTTCATCAGGAAAACTACTTAACATAAGGAATGCTTATGATCATCCGCTTTTCTACAGAGGAATAGATGAGGTTACAGGTTTTAAAACGCGAAACATCCTGTGTTTTCCTATCCGTGACGAAAAAGGAATCATTG gtgTGGCCCAGTTGTGCAATAAAATGGATGGATTGTATTTTGATGTATGCGACGAAGAAGTGGCTACAGCTTTCAGTATCTATTGCGGTATATCCATAATGCACAGCATTGTTTACAAGAAAATTCAAGACGCCCAGGCAAGAAACAAACTCAGCAATGAACTCATGATGTACCATATGAAG gTGGAAGCCGAATCGGTTCAATCTTTTTTGAATTGCCGGGATGACCACAGTATTAAGGacttcgataaatttcattttagcCCTCGAACTGTACCATACAAACACATGCCATGCTATGTACTTAAAATGTTTGGCGAGTTAGGTTTCATTAATACTTGGAGAATAAGGAGAACAACACTTGCTAG ATTTATACTGTTCGTGAAAAAAGGTTACAGAGATGCCCCTTACCACAATTGGGTTCATGCATTTTCAGTGGCTCACTTTGCTTACTTGTTGATGGTAAATCTAAATCTAATAAAAAATGGTTACATAACATCTCTACAAGGCTTGGCGTTCTTGGTTTCGTGTCTTTGTCACGATATTGACCACAGGGGAACTAACAACTCTTTTCAAACCAAGTGCGGCACTGTTCTCGCGAGTTTGTATAGTTCTGAAGGATCTGTTATGGAG AGGCATCATTTAGCACAGTCAATGTGCATTTTGAATACCGATGGCTGCAACATTTTTGAGAGCCTATCCAGTGAAGAGTACAGTGAGGTATTAGATTTATTAAGGAACAACATCCTTTCGACTGACTTAACTTCTCACTTTCGGATGGCCGAACAACAACGTGAGATGATCTTAGCAGGATTCAAGAAAGATGATCCTACTCATAGAAAGCTTCTTCTAGCAATGTTTATGACGTGCTGTGACCTTAGTGATCAAACAAAAGATTGGAGGGTCACAAAGAAAACCGCG GAGCAAATATACGACGAATTTTTCTCACAAGGTGATTTAGAGAAGAGTATGGGGACTGCACCTGCAGAGATGATGGACAGAGAACGTGCCTCAATTCCGGATCTTCAAGTGCAATTTATAACGAATCTCGTACTGCCTCTTTTCAA aaatttggcAGATTTGTTCCCTGCTGCGCAACCACTTGTGGATACAATTATTAACAACAAGAATGTTTGGAAGCACGCTCGACATCTTTTTCAAGAGTACAGTCAGAATGGTACAAAGTCCATGGAAATTCTTCTGGATCCAACTTTGGAGGATGAAGTGCTTAAAGCATTTGAACAAAGTGGAGATATCGATCAGGAGCCAGCCTCAGAAATGATGGAAGATGCTGTGGAAAGTATTAGTAAACATGATCATGAAGACGCAGATAAAGATTGA
- the LOC124407692 gene encoding cGMP-dependent 3',5'-cyclic phosphodiesterase-like isoform X3 translates to MFRRLLSIFFCDVLCIGEFCGRSRIESKMTSLNLKASDPESILSLLQDLADVPCNVVQQKLNSYLQTATGSKVVFLAPILLETEEMVIHVVGEKILERELRFPVSQSNVLNHVLHRAVKHRKSVTAHATELDQELLQHLHSVVNPVPDLFLSIPIQHPVRHHIALVVCLVNCEDHENAEYMCTKMVQECFKYCLGLLLSTLRCQEETRLKLQCQDLLAVSRKLFTHLGDLSDLLREIMAEARKLTNAERCSLFLLDPEQQDLVAKVFDGISTRDSVKEMRIARGQGIAGHVASSGKLLNIRNAYDHPLFYRGIDEVTGFKTRNILCFPIRDEKGIIGVAQLCNKMDGLYFDVCDEEVATAFSIYCGISIMHSIVYKKIQDAQARNKLSNELMMYHMKQVEAESVQSFLNCRDDHSIKDFDKFHFSPRTVPYKHMPCYVLKMFGELGFINTWRIRRTTLARFILFVKKGYRDAPYHNWVHAFSVAHFAYLLMVNLNLIKNGYITSLQGLAFLVSCLCHDIDHRGTNNSFQTKCGTVLASLYSSEGSVMERHHLAQSMCILNTDGCNIFESLSSEEYSEVLDLLRNNILSTDLTSHFRMAEQQREMILAGFKKDDPTHRKLLLAMFMTCCDLSDQTKDWRVTKKTAEQIYDEFFSQGDLEKSMGTAPAEMMDRERASIPDLQVQFITNLVLPLFKNLADLFPAAQPLVDTIINNKNVWKHARHLFQEYSQNGTKSMEILLDPTLEDEVLKAFEQSGDIDQEPASEMMEDAVESISKHDHEDADKD, encoded by the exons ATGTTCAGGCGACTTTTGAGTATTTTCTTTTGCGATGTGCTATGCATAGGCGAGTTTTGCGGTAGGTCGCGTATCGAAAGCAAAATGACTTCCTTGAACTTGAAGGCTAGCGACCCCGAGAGCATTCTTTCCCTGCTACAGGACCTCGCCGACGTTCCGTGCAATGTGGTCcaacaaaaattgaacagCTAC ttaCAAACGGCCACTGGATCAAAAGTGGTTTTCCTAGCTCCGATTCTCCTGGAAACGGAGGAGATGGTAATACATGTTGTGGGTGAGAAGATTCTAGAGAGAGAGCTAAGGTTCCCAGTAAGCCAATCCAAt GTGCTGAACCATGTCTTGCACAGAGCGGTAAAACATCGCAAGTCTGTAACGGCCCATGCAACAGAACTTGACCAAGAACTTTTACAACATCTTCACTCGGTTGTAAATCCTGTGCCGGATCTCTTTTTATCTATTCCAATACAGCATCCAGTCCGGCATCACATTGCTCTTGTTGTTTGTCTCGTGAATTGCGAGGACCACGAGAATGCTGAATATATGTGTACAAAGATGGTCCAGGAGTGCTTTAA GTATTGTTTGGGCTTACTGTTGAGTACTTTGCGATGTCAAGAAGAAACACGATTGAAGTTACAATGTCAAGATTTACTGGCAGTCTCAAGAAAACTCTTCACACATTTAg gAGATTTGTCAGATCTCCTGCGAGAGATCATGGCAGAAGCAAGAAAGCTAACTAATGCCGAAAGATGTTCCTTGTTTTTACTTGACCCAGAACAACAGGATCTAGTTGCTAAAGTGTTCGATGGTATATCTACAAGAGAT TCGGTAAAGGAAATGCGGATAGCTCGTGGTCAAGGCATAGCAGGTCATGTTGCTTCATCAGGAAAACTACTTAACATAAGGAATGCTTATGATCATCCGCTTTTCTACAGAGGAATAGATGAGGTTACAGGTTTTAAAACGCGAAACATCCTGTGTTTTCCTATCCGTGACGAAAAAGGAATCATTG gtgTGGCCCAGTTGTGCAATAAAATGGATGGATTGTATTTTGATGTATGCGACGAAGAAGTGGCTACAGCTTTCAGTATCTATTGCGGTATATCCATAATGCACAGCATTGTTTACAAGAAAATTCAAGACGCCCAGGCAAGAAACAAACTCAGCAATGAACTCATGATGTACCATATGAAG CAG gTGGAAGCCGAATCGGTTCAATCTTTTTTGAATTGCCGGGATGACCACAGTATTAAGGacttcgataaatttcattttagcCCTCGAACTGTACCATACAAACACATGCCATGCTATGTACTTAAAATGTTTGGCGAGTTAGGTTTCATTAATACTTGGAGAATAAGGAGAACAACACTTGCTAG ATTTATACTGTTCGTGAAAAAAGGTTACAGAGATGCCCCTTACCACAATTGGGTTCATGCATTTTCAGTGGCTCACTTTGCTTACTTGTTGATGGTAAATCTAAATCTAATAAAAAATGGTTACATAACATCTCTACAAGGCTTGGCGTTCTTGGTTTCGTGTCTTTGTCACGATATTGACCACAGGGGAACTAACAACTCTTTTCAAACCAAGTGCGGCACTGTTCTCGCGAGTTTGTATAGTTCTGAAGGATCTGTTATGGAG AGGCATCATTTAGCACAGTCAATGTGCATTTTGAATACCGATGGCTGCAACATTTTTGAGAGCCTATCCAGTGAAGAGTACAGTGAGGTATTAGATTTATTAAGGAACAACATCCTTTCGACTGACTTAACTTCTCACTTTCGGATGGCCGAACAACAACGTGAGATGATCTTAGCAGGATTCAAGAAAGATGATCCTACTCATAGAAAGCTTCTTCTAGCAATGTTTATGACGTGCTGTGACCTTAGTGATCAAACAAAAGATTGGAGGGTCACAAAGAAAACCGCG GAGCAAATATACGACGAATTTTTCTCACAAGGTGATTTAGAGAAGAGTATGGGGACTGCACCTGCAGAGATGATGGACAGAGAACGTGCCTCAATTCCGGATCTTCAAGTGCAATTTATAACGAATCTCGTACTGCCTCTTTTCAA aaatttggcAGATTTGTTCCCTGCTGCGCAACCACTTGTGGATACAATTATTAACAACAAGAATGTTTGGAAGCACGCTCGACATCTTTTTCAAGAGTACAGTCAGAATGGTACAAAGTCCATGGAAATTCTTCTGGATCCAACTTTGGAGGATGAAGTGCTTAAAGCATTTGAACAAAGTGGAGATATCGATCAGGAGCCAGCCTCAGAAATGATGGAAGATGCTGTGGAAAGTATTAGTAAACATGATCATGAAGACGCAGATAAAGATTGA
- the LOC124407692 gene encoding cGMP-dependent 3',5'-cyclic phosphodiesterase-like isoform X1 has product MFRRLLSIFFCDVLCIGEFCGRSRIESKMTSLNLKASDPESILSLLQDLADVPCNVVQQKLNSYLQTATGSKVVFLAPILLETEEMVIHVVGEKILERELRFPVSQSNVLNHVLHRAVKHRKSVTAHATELDQELLQHLHSVVNPVPDLFLSIPIQHPVRHHIALVVCLVNCEDHENAEYMCTKMVQECFKYCLGLLLSTLRCQEETRLKLQCQDLLAVSRKLFTHLGDLSDLLREIMAEARKLTNAERCSLFLLDPEQQDLVAKVFDGISTRDVSNIAKHQLHPKSVKEMRIARGQGIAGHVASSGKLLNIRNAYDHPLFYRGIDEVTGFKTRNILCFPIRDEKGIIGVAQLCNKMDGLYFDVCDEEVATAFSIYCGISIMHSIVYKKIQDAQARNKLSNELMMYHMKQVEAESVQSFLNCRDDHSIKDFDKFHFSPRTVPYKHMPCYVLKMFGELGFINTWRIRRTTLARFILFVKKGYRDAPYHNWVHAFSVAHFAYLLMVNLNLIKNGYITSLQGLAFLVSCLCHDIDHRGTNNSFQTKCGTVLASLYSSEGSVMERHHLAQSMCILNTDGCNIFESLSSEEYSEVLDLLRNNILSTDLTSHFRMAEQQREMILAGFKKDDPTHRKLLLAMFMTCCDLSDQTKDWRVTKKTAEQIYDEFFSQGDLEKSMGTAPAEMMDRERASIPDLQVQFITNLVLPLFKNLADLFPAAQPLVDTIINNKNVWKHARHLFQEYSQNGTKSMEILLDPTLEDEVLKAFEQSGDIDQEPASEMMEDAVESISKHDHEDADKD; this is encoded by the exons ATGTTCAGGCGACTTTTGAGTATTTTCTTTTGCGATGTGCTATGCATAGGCGAGTTTTGCGGTAGGTCGCGTATCGAAAGCAAAATGACTTCCTTGAACTTGAAGGCTAGCGACCCCGAGAGCATTCTTTCCCTGCTACAGGACCTCGCCGACGTTCCGTGCAATGTGGTCcaacaaaaattgaacagCTAC ttaCAAACGGCCACTGGATCAAAAGTGGTTTTCCTAGCTCCGATTCTCCTGGAAACGGAGGAGATGGTAATACATGTTGTGGGTGAGAAGATTCTAGAGAGAGAGCTAAGGTTCCCAGTAAGCCAATCCAAt GTGCTGAACCATGTCTTGCACAGAGCGGTAAAACATCGCAAGTCTGTAACGGCCCATGCAACAGAACTTGACCAAGAACTTTTACAACATCTTCACTCGGTTGTAAATCCTGTGCCGGATCTCTTTTTATCTATTCCAATACAGCATCCAGTCCGGCATCACATTGCTCTTGTTGTTTGTCTCGTGAATTGCGAGGACCACGAGAATGCTGAATATATGTGTACAAAGATGGTCCAGGAGTGCTTTAA GTATTGTTTGGGCTTACTGTTGAGTACTTTGCGATGTCAAGAAGAAACACGATTGAAGTTACAATGTCAAGATTTACTGGCAGTCTCAAGAAAACTCTTCACACATTTAg gAGATTTGTCAGATCTCCTGCGAGAGATCATGGCAGAAGCAAGAAAGCTAACTAATGCCGAAAGATGTTCCTTGTTTTTACTTGACCCAGAACAACAGGATCTAGTTGCTAAAGTGTTCGATGGTATATCTACAAGAGATGTAAGCAACATTGCTAAACATCAGTTGCATCCCAAA TCGGTAAAGGAAATGCGGATAGCTCGTGGTCAAGGCATAGCAGGTCATGTTGCTTCATCAGGAAAACTACTTAACATAAGGAATGCTTATGATCATCCGCTTTTCTACAGAGGAATAGATGAGGTTACAGGTTTTAAAACGCGAAACATCCTGTGTTTTCCTATCCGTGACGAAAAAGGAATCATTG gtgTGGCCCAGTTGTGCAATAAAATGGATGGATTGTATTTTGATGTATGCGACGAAGAAGTGGCTACAGCTTTCAGTATCTATTGCGGTATATCCATAATGCACAGCATTGTTTACAAGAAAATTCAAGACGCCCAGGCAAGAAACAAACTCAGCAATGAACTCATGATGTACCATATGAAG CAG gTGGAAGCCGAATCGGTTCAATCTTTTTTGAATTGCCGGGATGACCACAGTATTAAGGacttcgataaatttcattttagcCCTCGAACTGTACCATACAAACACATGCCATGCTATGTACTTAAAATGTTTGGCGAGTTAGGTTTCATTAATACTTGGAGAATAAGGAGAACAACACTTGCTAG ATTTATACTGTTCGTGAAAAAAGGTTACAGAGATGCCCCTTACCACAATTGGGTTCATGCATTTTCAGTGGCTCACTTTGCTTACTTGTTGATGGTAAATCTAAATCTAATAAAAAATGGTTACATAACATCTCTACAAGGCTTGGCGTTCTTGGTTTCGTGTCTTTGTCACGATATTGACCACAGGGGAACTAACAACTCTTTTCAAACCAAGTGCGGCACTGTTCTCGCGAGTTTGTATAGTTCTGAAGGATCTGTTATGGAG AGGCATCATTTAGCACAGTCAATGTGCATTTTGAATACCGATGGCTGCAACATTTTTGAGAGCCTATCCAGTGAAGAGTACAGTGAGGTATTAGATTTATTAAGGAACAACATCCTTTCGACTGACTTAACTTCTCACTTTCGGATGGCCGAACAACAACGTGAGATGATCTTAGCAGGATTCAAGAAAGATGATCCTACTCATAGAAAGCTTCTTCTAGCAATGTTTATGACGTGCTGTGACCTTAGTGATCAAACAAAAGATTGGAGGGTCACAAAGAAAACCGCG GAGCAAATATACGACGAATTTTTCTCACAAGGTGATTTAGAGAAGAGTATGGGGACTGCACCTGCAGAGATGATGGACAGAGAACGTGCCTCAATTCCGGATCTTCAAGTGCAATTTATAACGAATCTCGTACTGCCTCTTTTCAA aaatttggcAGATTTGTTCCCTGCTGCGCAACCACTTGTGGATACAATTATTAACAACAAGAATGTTTGGAAGCACGCTCGACATCTTTTTCAAGAGTACAGTCAGAATGGTACAAAGTCCATGGAAATTCTTCTGGATCCAACTTTGGAGGATGAAGTGCTTAAAGCATTTGAACAAAGTGGAGATATCGATCAGGAGCCAGCCTCAGAAATGATGGAAGATGCTGTGGAAAGTATTAGTAAACATGATCATGAAGACGCAGATAAAGATTGA
- the LOC124407692 gene encoding cGMP-dependent 3',5'-cyclic phosphodiesterase-like isoform X4 encodes MFRRLLSIFFCDVLCIGEFCGRSRIESKMTSLNLKASDPESILSLLQDLADVPCNVVQQKLNSYLQTATGSKVVFLAPILLETEEMVIHVVGEKILERELRFPVLNHVLHRAVKHRKSVTAHATELDQELLQHLHSVVNPVPDLFLSIPIQHPVRHHIALVVCLVNCEDHENAEYMCTKMVQECFKYCLGLLLSTLRCQEETRLKLQCQDLLAVSRKLFTHLGDLSDLLREIMAEARKLTNAERCSLFLLDPEQQDLVAKVFDGISTRDSVKEMRIARGQGIAGHVASSGKLLNIRNAYDHPLFYRGIDEVTGFKTRNILCFPIRDEKGIIGVAQLCNKMDGLYFDVCDEEVATAFSIYCGISIMHSIVYKKIQDAQARNKLSNELMMYHMKVEAESVQSFLNCRDDHSIKDFDKFHFSPRTVPYKHMPCYVLKMFGELGFINTWRIRRTTLARFILFVKKGYRDAPYHNWVHAFSVAHFAYLLMVNLNLIKNGYITSLQGLAFLVSCLCHDIDHRGTNNSFQTKCGTVLASLYSSEGSVMERHHLAQSMCILNTDGCNIFESLSSEEYSEVLDLLRNNILSTDLTSHFRMAEQQREMILAGFKKDDPTHRKLLLAMFMTCCDLSDQTKDWRVTKKTAEQIYDEFFSQGDLEKSMGTAPAEMMDRERASIPDLQVQFITNLVLPLFKNLADLFPAAQPLVDTIINNKNVWKHARHLFQEYSQNGTKSMEILLDPTLEDEVLKAFEQSGDIDQEPASEMMEDAVESISKHDHEDADKD; translated from the exons ATGTTCAGGCGACTTTTGAGTATTTTCTTTTGCGATGTGCTATGCATAGGCGAGTTTTGCGGTAGGTCGCGTATCGAAAGCAAAATGACTTCCTTGAACTTGAAGGCTAGCGACCCCGAGAGCATTCTTTCCCTGCTACAGGACCTCGCCGACGTTCCGTGCAATGTGGTCcaacaaaaattgaacagCTAC ttaCAAACGGCCACTGGATCAAAAGTGGTTTTCCTAGCTCCGATTCTCCTGGAAACGGAGGAGATGGTAATACATGTTGTGGGTGAGAAGATTCTAGAGAGAGAGCTAAGGTTCCCA GTGCTGAACCATGTCTTGCACAGAGCGGTAAAACATCGCAAGTCTGTAACGGCCCATGCAACAGAACTTGACCAAGAACTTTTACAACATCTTCACTCGGTTGTAAATCCTGTGCCGGATCTCTTTTTATCTATTCCAATACAGCATCCAGTCCGGCATCACATTGCTCTTGTTGTTTGTCTCGTGAATTGCGAGGACCACGAGAATGCTGAATATATGTGTACAAAGATGGTCCAGGAGTGCTTTAA GTATTGTTTGGGCTTACTGTTGAGTACTTTGCGATGTCAAGAAGAAACACGATTGAAGTTACAATGTCAAGATTTACTGGCAGTCTCAAGAAAACTCTTCACACATTTAg gAGATTTGTCAGATCTCCTGCGAGAGATCATGGCAGAAGCAAGAAAGCTAACTAATGCCGAAAGATGTTCCTTGTTTTTACTTGACCCAGAACAACAGGATCTAGTTGCTAAAGTGTTCGATGGTATATCTACAAGAGAT TCGGTAAAGGAAATGCGGATAGCTCGTGGTCAAGGCATAGCAGGTCATGTTGCTTCATCAGGAAAACTACTTAACATAAGGAATGCTTATGATCATCCGCTTTTCTACAGAGGAATAGATGAGGTTACAGGTTTTAAAACGCGAAACATCCTGTGTTTTCCTATCCGTGACGAAAAAGGAATCATTG gtgTGGCCCAGTTGTGCAATAAAATGGATGGATTGTATTTTGATGTATGCGACGAAGAAGTGGCTACAGCTTTCAGTATCTATTGCGGTATATCCATAATGCACAGCATTGTTTACAAGAAAATTCAAGACGCCCAGGCAAGAAACAAACTCAGCAATGAACTCATGATGTACCATATGAAG gTGGAAGCCGAATCGGTTCAATCTTTTTTGAATTGCCGGGATGACCACAGTATTAAGGacttcgataaatttcattttagcCCTCGAACTGTACCATACAAACACATGCCATGCTATGTACTTAAAATGTTTGGCGAGTTAGGTTTCATTAATACTTGGAGAATAAGGAGAACAACACTTGCTAG ATTTATACTGTTCGTGAAAAAAGGTTACAGAGATGCCCCTTACCACAATTGGGTTCATGCATTTTCAGTGGCTCACTTTGCTTACTTGTTGATGGTAAATCTAAATCTAATAAAAAATGGTTACATAACATCTCTACAAGGCTTGGCGTTCTTGGTTTCGTGTCTTTGTCACGATATTGACCACAGGGGAACTAACAACTCTTTTCAAACCAAGTGCGGCACTGTTCTCGCGAGTTTGTATAGTTCTGAAGGATCTGTTATGGAG AGGCATCATTTAGCACAGTCAATGTGCATTTTGAATACCGATGGCTGCAACATTTTTGAGAGCCTATCCAGTGAAGAGTACAGTGAGGTATTAGATTTATTAAGGAACAACATCCTTTCGACTGACTTAACTTCTCACTTTCGGATGGCCGAACAACAACGTGAGATGATCTTAGCAGGATTCAAGAAAGATGATCCTACTCATAGAAAGCTTCTTCTAGCAATGTTTATGACGTGCTGTGACCTTAGTGATCAAACAAAAGATTGGAGGGTCACAAAGAAAACCGCG GAGCAAATATACGACGAATTTTTCTCACAAGGTGATTTAGAGAAGAGTATGGGGACTGCACCTGCAGAGATGATGGACAGAGAACGTGCCTCAATTCCGGATCTTCAAGTGCAATTTATAACGAATCTCGTACTGCCTCTTTTCAA aaatttggcAGATTTGTTCCCTGCTGCGCAACCACTTGTGGATACAATTATTAACAACAAGAATGTTTGGAAGCACGCTCGACATCTTTTTCAAGAGTACAGTCAGAATGGTACAAAGTCCATGGAAATTCTTCTGGATCCAACTTTGGAGGATGAAGTGCTTAAAGCATTTGAACAAAGTGGAGATATCGATCAGGAGCCAGCCTCAGAAATGATGGAAGATGCTGTGGAAAGTATTAGTAAACATGATCATGAAGACGCAGATAAAGATTGA